aaggctaccgacaaaatctcttcggaactatttaaataaaatagttttattccgcagtgagtaaaacactattgtcaactcgttaaatatttaataattaagttaatttagagaggaagtcacaaggaatgacgtttgtaattttattaacgaataaatgttctgtaggtgttttttttttcacgcggtctcttgataagtttaaaatttgaatcactctcaagcgaaagtgattcaaatggtgcggcgcaccttccttggggtgcgctgcggtagtatgttacggactttagagtcagcaaaacaattaaaatagattgtaatagtctaagaaaaacacgtactcaaaatacgataacatttagcatgctgaaaatgggctgatggctttgaactacgccatatctttatgttttgcgacaaacgacaactttataaaatcagtgtagcaacttttaaaaatcatcatatcgtttacttggcaaattcgaaggacgaacttgtcttagatttcacccatctaaatcatatcatatttgcacataacaacatacctacttacttcccattaaagtataaattctacaaataaataatactcaacaatacttaaaataaaatgagccaagaacgtttatcgataaaacctgataacattgaaatcttttgtacagcactaaagccgccatgttttgtggccagatgacgtcacactggcacgaaattttggttgacgtttcatttccataggtttcctacttcattgacatagacctatatagtagggacacgacatattgttctatacgtacaattgcttatataaatagcacccattttgaaggcacatacataaacatatatctatctcgttcttactcagcactttaactcgcaggaaaacaatataacagtatttcagtgcgtacataaaatgaaacatgaatatacgtaaatatctccgtctccgtctaatgaggccgaaaatccgccatgtttagcgcgccaaatgtcattgtcacgtcagttcggccgtctgttttgggttgtacattatttattgactttgatatcgatttaatatgattgcttatataaaatttcttattttatcatgcttaaaacatacaaaaataataattaaaacatattttataggatctcaagaaagtcgatgccccaaaactattatctatatgtatttaaattcattatggagccctcatccgaaaaatccatttttcggtcggaatctattgatcatgacactaatcataaataccactttaaaatatgtcatcaaaacatatttagacattctgtttagatatttcgggaaaaaggctaccgacaaaatctcttcggaactatttaaataaaatagttttattccgcagtgagtaaaacactattgtaaatttgttaaatatttaataattaagtgattttagagaggaagtcacaaggaatgacgtttgtaattaatgaataaatgttctgtaggtgttttttttttcacgcggtcccttgataagtttaaaatttgaatcactctcaagcgaaagtgattcaaatggtgcggcgcaccttacttggggtgcgctgcggtagtatgttacggactttagagtcagcaaaacaattaaaatagattgtaatagtctaagaaaaacacgtactcaaaatacgataacatttagcatgctagaaatgggctgatggctttgaattacgccatatctttatgttttgcgacaaacgacaactttataaaatcagtgtagcaacttttaaaaatcatcatatcgtttacttggcaaattcgaaggacgaacttgtcttagatttcacccatctaaatcatatcatatttgcacataacaatatacctacttacttcccattaaagtataaattctacaaataaataatactcaacaatatttaaaataaaatgagccaagaacgtttatcgataaaacctgataacattgaaatcttttgtacagcactaaagccgccatgttttgtggccagatgacgtcacagtggcacgaaatttttgttgacgtttcatttccataggtttcctacttcattgtcaTTGAACGAGTCAATAACAAGTCTACCCATAAATAATTACGATCGCCGCGCCATCCCCGATTCAATCCAGCTAGCTATTTCTACTGATGCTCCGACATATAGATAATGATGTACTGGTGGCAGGGCGCCTTGTGAGCCCGCaaggctaggtaccaccaccctgtctgtttctgcaGTGAATCAGCAAAGTAATACGTTTCATTTCCCTCTCTGAAGGCTGGAGTAGTCGAATGGAGCCGAGTGTAGTAGCTGTAGAAAacagatttagaactcatgtcttaaggtggattGCGAcaattacgttgttgatgtatatgggatccggtaacgcaatggattttaatgtaattttcaccGCTAGACCGGTAATAATTTGCAGCAAAATATAGGATTTGTTCCATGAAAATCGAATATTGCAAATAATATAACTTCTTATTCCGTCCAATTATGTTTTCACGACTAAACCACATAACAAATTTTTGCGAAATACAGGATAATTACGAAATGGAAATAATTTGAACCATTGGATATACCTAGACATAAAATACCTTCTACCTCCCTATTCAGCATTGATCTCCACTTAGACATGATAAAAGTTTTAGTCCACGCAGACGAAGCTGCGGGTGCAAAACTACTTGTAATACGAACTAGCTTTAGTAGCTCGCTATTTTGGCATTTAGGTTGaacttttgtaaaaaattaccattAGATACCATTAGATATGTTTTGTTgttgcaaaaaaattaattctatCAGAAGAGTTGGTTCGATATCTACTAAATCAAATTGGTGTGTGTTTTTGAGCTTGACTTACATTGTGCATACGAtcagttattttaaattaatagcgCCTTTCCTAATAATGGGTGTGTAGATACCAACACAATAATATTAGGATCAATTACGaattagaaataatttttgtcgaaatcgtcgtggccaCCACTGGTTATCCACACAAtggataaccacttaacaccaggtgggctgtgagctcgtcctaccatataagcaaaaaaaattaatacattttttacaaaACTGGAAACATGATTATCCAACCGATGGTTATACGAACCAATCCTTCCAGTTACCTTAGCCTGCGTACATAACCATCGCTGACCCTGAGACATCAATTGCGTTAAAGACTGTCGCATTCTGCATGCGTAAACTCATGATGTATCGCAGCAGAAACAGATAAGGTGatagtacctacctgtgcgggtttatttttcttgctacctatgctgatagccttgagaggctgtttcagcttctccttgacgtgtaggtgagctcacggggctcaaaccggagtgttgctaacactggccctagcaagaacagtgcttcggaaaatctatcaccggatcggaaacgcgacccactgagaagatccggcgagaaactcacagGGCCCCGTGCGGGCTAATAAGGCGCCCTATGACCAGTCAAATATGTTCAATTTGTAATAGCTTTTTATCTTTATTCATTAGAAATTTAAATGACCAATCAAATTCAGAATCAAAGTCCAGCATTGATAGATCTATAGGCTATAGGATATCGTCTTCTGGCTTCCAGTGATAATGTTTTACGGGTTCTATTTATTCGTACTGTTTTCATATTCctattgtttaatgtcaaagatTCGATATTTGAGTGGAAAGAATAGATATTTGAGTGGAAAGAATAGGACATCCATCTTACTACATAATTGAGACTTAGTCTTCTTATCTGGTCACTGCGTGTATCCGTGAGATCTTTGAAAGTTGCTTAGAAGGAATAAAAAGAaactttatttgttaatttaaactattataaataaacattatccacataatataattataataattataacatgtGTCCTAagtattgaataaaattaattatagtttgaTCTTAtctcaacaacaacaaaaaaacaatatttttcgtactattgtttaaaatataatcaaacATCGTATAATCAAGttcatattcaaatattttaccaGTTTTATAGTTTAACCACGtgtaaatatttctttatataATATGCGTACCTACtgttttgtttcctggtgtaTTCAGACGTATGGAACTAATATTTAAGTACTTAGGTTTTCATGCGTGTAAGGCGGAAACGTTTGAACAATGGGTACATATAATAATCGatcgaatatatattttttaatcccGTTCCCATGATTCGTAGACAGGTGGTAGTGGCGTCGTATTGCGGCTTCTTTGTGCTACCGCCCTTTGATCTCGCCGCCACATTGTGCGCGTGCGCACACAACTTTTTGCACAAAGTTTTTGCCTACCGTTCCTGTTATCGATGCTCATTGATTCGTTCTGGATTCCGTTTAAATTGTTGTAtctattatttatgaaattatgtACATGTTACATGTTATGTTAATTGATTAGGTACTGCTAGTGCTGAAATTACGTAGTATTTAATAAACGACGCCTGTTCACGTTGTTTTTCTACGGATACTAGAGGATTTACGTTTTGAGTTTCCTTGACGGAGCCCGCTGGAATCTTGCGATTACCGGTGCTTATATGTAGATATCAAAACGCATCCAGATACGCTAATAACGCTGTCAAAACGATGGTAACTGGTAAAATCGATTGTAAAAATTACGTCGCACTACGAGGCGTTGATTCCATCGACAGCATCACACTCGTCATTCGACAGCTCAGTGTATGATGCACTGGAACCCTCGAAGAGTAGATAGGGCAATGGTGAAGCGTtcataaggttttttttcttcctacctaaactgatagccttgagagggtatttcagcgtaaccttaacttgtaggtgagctcacggggctcaaacctgacgacgttgctaacacgaaccctagcaagaaccgtgcttcgcggaatctaccaccgcatcgaaaacgcgacccactgagaagatccggcgagaaactcagtgggctgtgtctgtgggtcaatttactcttcgagcccttcgtcgccagcgacgggttcgatgagaacgatgactggttcATAAGGAAGAAAACCAAAATTAATGTAAAACTTGTGATTGTCCACAGGTCTAACGGCGGAACTTTTTTACGTCCGAGACGGCCAGATAAATGTCTACGCTCTTAACTTCGTCGTCCCCGTACCGGCCACGATCAACGAGCTGCACTTCACTTGGCAGAGCCTCACCAGGAAACCTGTAAGTTTTTGTTTACCATCCATAGTTTTCATTATAAGTGTTAACGGGAAAGTCCTATTGGAGTCAATAGACatatcacgtcattacggatcctcccgatccattaacggtgcttttaggtaccacaatcaccggtcaccgtcctcgttgaacccgtcacttgcgacgaatggctcgacgagcgaattaacccatagacacagcccactgattttctcgccggatctttccagtgggtcgcgtttccgatccggtggtagattctgcgaagcactgctcatgctcatgggtgtgttagcaacactccggtttgagccccgtgagctcgcctacatgttagggcgaagctgaaatagcctctcaaggatataataataggtaggagaaaaaaaaaagacaaaacctTCAAAAGCGGTCGAAGCAACAactgttattaaatattatttaattccgaacgcATGATTTGCGACAAATAGGCAGGAGGGCGGCACTGATCAGTGATTGCTAGTCTTACCCCGAGTAAACTGCTGTACCATCATGACCTTCGACAGCCGCTATTAAGACTTTGTCCTTTGTGGGCGGTGGCATTTACGATTAAGTTTCCAATGGCTCCGTTAACCACgtatcaccaggtgggcgtaGAGCTCGTACAGCAATCTAAAGctataaaaaatctataaatcGATTCTTGTGGCTTCCAAACTACgtatctcgttttttttttgtttattgcttatatgtgtggacgagctcacagcccacctggtgttaagtggttactggagcccatagacgtctacaatgtaattgcgccacccaccttgagatatgagttctaaggtctcagtataattacaacggctgccccgcccttcaaaccgaaacgcattactgcttcacagcagaaatagggcGGTGgtaacctacccgtgtggactcacaagaggtcctaccaccgtatATATACATTTTGAAATTAAGCACGTACCCTCTGCATTTCATACTCTGTTACCTAAACATACTAAGGTGTTGTTTATGTTTAGTAAGTGAAACGTTtatcaaatacaaaaataagtatatataccacatatatatttatcatttttaaaatgaCACGTAACAAAACAATGTTAAAATGCGTGATACGAATTACCGTGTTGTGGAATGCTTTAAATTTACTCGAAATCATATCTGATGCTTTTATTGTTGACAagaagctgtttttttttaagtaaacctGTCTTTGGAAGACAATAACTTCATAGATAAGTCGTCGATAATATTTTTGCCACCAGCAACTGGTTTTTGTAATCGCGTAACAATCGGGAACGTTTtggtgtttttattaaatttaaacttgttctgtttaattttttcttgGATTCTTCGGGCAAAGGAAtttagtgatattttttttaaagaattatcTTATggacttaaagaaaaaaaacgcttGCTGGAATATAACCTCATTTGACTTTAAAAACTCGATAAGCTAGTTATTTAAATGATTGTATGGACTGACGAAACTCTCTCACGATTATGGTGATCCTTTGTACGGCTAAAATGTAAATCGATGTTTCAATATGAATCGCACACGTATCGCGAAATACGAACGAAACTCTCCCACTAAGGATCACGTgtttttaaatcgattaaaaaCTTTTTCTCGTTTCTTTGAAAAGTTGTAGAATGTCATGCACAAGAACAAAGAATGTAATTAACTCGAAGaggaaagttttatttttgcaagTTACTAGATAGGGAGTGGCCCGCCATGTTTGTTCTGATCTCGAAAACAATTCCATTCTTATGGTAATTTAAGTGAAGTCTTACAGAATTTAGATGAATTTCAAAGTTGATAAAAACATCGTTATTTCTATAGAACTTTGCATGTACATTAATAATTCAGTTGTTGATTGACCGCGCGGgattgcttgtttttttttcttcctcaaaatttattttctttagctTACTTACACATGTATTTAAGTCGGTGCCGCTTCTCATGCAAATATTTCGACAGTTGGATCACGATGCACTTCTCTATTTACTTTCTGTCGATCCATCCTGCATCGCTAACCAAATATTatgtgcatttatttattttatctgctCACTGTCTCGGCTCTggaacccttattttttatctgttttttttttaattttatttttattgcttagatgggtggacgagctcacagcccacctggtgttaagtggttactggagcccatagacatctaccccaccatggctgccccacccttcaaaccgaaacgcattactgcttcaccgcagaaataggcagggtggtggtacctacccgcgcgaactcactagagtgtcctaccaccaggaatatTTTGTGTTTTGGCTAACGTCGTCGTGTTAACGAGGTCAGTAAATTTTTGAAAGAGCAGTACAAATTACTTGTAGGATTTGGACAATGTGCCTGATAAGAGTTTACTTATGTGTTACAGCGGAACTGTGATGTCGTTTTGTTTAGAACAGCGATGTGTGTAAGAGAAAGTAATATCTGAAAAGAAAACGGTTTGGCGTATGAATATGCTTCGTTTGCGATCACGCGCTCGTGCCCTTATCAGCATCTCCGCGAGCTTTGTGGCGGGCGCCGCTATCAGATCGGCGAACTCCACGGCCCTCTCACCCCACTGTGCGACTCCCTTATTTGCTCGGCGGCGCCTTTGACTAGGCAGGGCAAATATTTGGAAACTGGTTAACTAGCGCCGATGAACGATCGCACCACCATTGTCTGTCTGTACTTACCGACTCGCAAgtgataatatttaattagcGGCCTCGCTGTCGCGCCTACGCACTTTACGATCTACAGAGGCTCTGTAATATAATGTCTGAAGAACCGGCCGCGCAGACCGCGACAAACGCTGTTTGTTTTACAATTCAAGAAAGGCCGCTTGTTGATTAGCCCAGTAATGAGCGCCTCATgatcataatatttaaatagtttcCCAACAAACGCGGCTCGGTAATTGAAAACATACGCGCTATGTTTCCTTCGATTTCTAACAATACGATCACGTCATTTTCAAAAAGTATATCTGTAATTTGAAAAGGAGAAGTActgatgttaataaaaaaattccacAAAGTAATCTGACATGTGGCCTCAAGACAAATACAGTACGTAGAACATCTGACTGAGTCCGATGTCCTATTAAGAACCGATGTTCGTGATCTCACGGTAAACTGTGTTCGACATTTGATCTCGCCTGACATGGCCACGTTTCACTCACGGACCGTTTAGGGTCGTCTCGCGTGCCGTTGTCCGTCAATTCACGTTTTGATACAGTTACGCTCCGATGAAACATGCCGTTAGGAATGTATGATTACGTTGCAACTCTTAAAGTATATTTTGAATGcaaaaattcgttttttttgttgcagttACCTTACACTTTAAGCGCTGAAGTCAAATCGAATTCGGAGGCGATGCACCCACCGACCTTTAACATTTCGAACGAGGGCTACGTGCCGACCGAACCGCAGACGTGGCGAGTGGACTTGCCATGTATGCGGACGATCGCCGCTGAAGTTGATCTCACTATATCACTCAATGTTTCGACCGGCTCGTCATCTACGACTTTGCATTTTCGACGGAAGAAGATATGTTTGAAAGAGGCCATCCGACCTGCCGTTAGAGTAGATAGCGTGCCGCACGCGCCTACCTCAGCGGATATTTTCTACGCTGGATCCGGATGCGCTGGAGGCATTATACTAATAGCTGCAATTGCCGCGGCGGCTTGCAGAGCACGAGCCAGAAAACTGAGACGGGCTCGCAGCGATGAACAGGACGCTCACGCGTTCTTACCAGACTCGTCGTGCAAGTCGGCCGCCAGCTATACCAGTTACAGGAGACCCACTTCGCTTCCAGCCGTAGCTGCTGAAGAACGAGCCAGAGATCTACAGCAGAGGATAGCTGAGTTAACAATTCAACGGTGTCGAGTGAGGTTGCGTTCCGTAGCGATGGAGGGGACGTTCGGCCGAGTCTACCGCGGGACTTATGCTGATGAGGAAGCACGAGAGCAAGAAGTTCTCGTAAAGACCGTCGCCGAACATGCATCTCAAGTACAGGTACGTATTCCCAACAACCGATACACATATAACATACACCGAAAATGTATTGACTATAATTCCCATCATCTCAGGTATCGCTgcttcttcaagaaggctgcATGTTGTACGGACTCCATCACGAACGTGTGCTGTCCGTTCTCGGAGTTAGCATTGAGGACCAAACGGCTCCGTTCTTGTTGTATCCTTGGGATGCTGGATGGAGAAACATGAAGCTATTCTTGCTGGCGTGCAGAGGAGTGACCATTGGAGGGGCACCCGGGGGAGCACCTCCGCCGCCTCTAACGACTCAGCACGTCGTCAGGATGGCGCTACATGCCCTCGATGGCTTGCTCTATCTTCACTCTCAACACGTGCTACATAAAGACATCGCCGCTAGGAACTGCATGTaagttgcatttttttatttaagtctcCCAGTCTCATACATCAGGTGTTTTGTTTAGATTTCAGCCTATAGAGAGTGAGAGAGGAgggagagagagtattctttattgtacaccaaaaaacaaataaacagtgcgatacattaaatacaaaaaggtacaattggcggtcttatcgctaagagcgatctcttccagacaaccatcaggtggacaatcatttggaaacgaactacgcgaactatacatatacatatatatatacatacaaatatataaaccCGAACGAAATCAATGCGTGCAATCGGAAAAGACACTTGTGCTTCCTTCGCAATTAACAGCGAACCATTCTCTTTGTTACACAGAGTGGATGAAAATCTGCGAGTGATGATAGCCGACAACGCGTTATCGAGGGATCTCTTCCCGGCAGACTACCATTGCTTAGGGGATAATGAGAACCGGCCTATCAAATGGCTGGCGTTAGAAGCTTTGACGAAAAGACAGTTCAGCCCGGCGGCGGACGTCTGGGCTTTAGGGGTGCTTCTGTGGGAGTTAACAACGTTGGCTCACCAACCTTACGCGGAGGTCGATCCCTTTGAGGTGGCTGCGTATTTAAGAGACGGATACCGGTTGCAACAGCCGGCGAACTGTCCTGATGAATTGTAAGTTGAATTGTAATATACATATCTAGATTTAGAGTACGGTAATCACTTGTAAGTTTTTAGAtaagtttttagtttttaggTAAGATAGTTATTAATATATTgactggtatttttttttaaaagccatGCTGGTTGAGAAAAATTTGCGTACACTGTTTTGCTACCAGTACTTTGGAAGCGCATTTCTGACTAACCATGCACCTAAAGTCATAAAAGTTATTAGCTGTATCcacgagtttttatttattttaactacaaATCTGTCGTTTTGGTTTGGTTTCTGGAGTGATGTTATCTTCCATTTCCAGCTTGTGGTCATTTTATGGAAGAAGTTCTATCTAAAAATTGAAGTTCTTCTATCtaaaaattgttaataatactaataatattcgAGTCCAATTTCTGTGAAATACGAACATAAAGATTAATAAAACGAAATCGTAAGGTTTCAGTTCTTTTGTCGTTTTATTAGGAAACTTTGAAACACACAACAGACGTTGTGCAAAATATCGAAACATGAACTTCATATCTGTCTGAAACGCCTATGATTACCGGTAACCAATACATCATGTCCGCCGCACGCTTGCCAAACAAGAGCAACTAAAAATCTGGATCATATACAAACGATTCTTATTCCTCTAGGTTTGCTGTGATGGCGTACTGCTGGGCAATGTCACCAGACGACCGGCCCACTCTCCCTCAGCTGCAGATCTTCCTTCGAGACTTCCACACGCAATTAACGAGATTCGTTTAGGCGTTGCAAAATCCAAAGACTTAAGTGAAGTGTAGTGTGTAGTTAAAGAGGCCTTAATATGACGAGTGTGGACGTTCAAGAGACTGAAATTataagtgagttttttttttttttaattatttaggaAATCAATAATGAATCGTTATGTATTTGGATAGATATGGAAGTAATTTTGagttgtatgttttttttttctattatgtaGAAAATTCTTGGTTTGATTCGCCATTAATTGAAGTTAATCAAAATCTGTATCGTTCTCGAGAATACGTTTATGTTAAAAttgtaaaacattatttacgatATTTAGGATAAGATCGTAATATATCCTTAAAATCGAACGTTTCCATAAGCGAACTTCCTAAGGATAAGTTTCCTTCAATTAATTTACCTAAAAATGCAAGTACAGATCTGGTCCCAAGAATAAGCAAATATCCCACCTATAAATACGTATAAGAAATATTTGTTCCAACAGTAGATCCAACTTTAAATTGTTGATATCGAGAATTCACTATGTACGCGGTACtctaaaataacaatattagaaaaatcataatattgtaattagtgtaatataaacaaaaaaattacgtttATTGATCGAACTATGCTATGAAAGCAACCTATGATTGCAGCAATGGTTATCGCGAATCAAGACCGTTAAATGAAGACATTTCAATTTCCATTGCAGTACATTGCGCGAGTTGAAACCATGATCAATGATTATTTCCTCACGACACGACTTTCTTCTCAAAATTCGCGCCCTGAAACAATTTTTTAtggctttgatgggtggacgagctcacagcccacctggtgttaagtggttattagcgcccatagacatctataacgtaaatgtgccacccaccttgagatataagttctaaggtttcaagtatagttacaacggctgccccacccttcaagccgaaatgcattactgcttcacggcagaaataggcagggcgcctATTGCCTTACATCCGGCAATAATGACACTATAAGCGGCTTTTGGAGTAGGTACCATCTGGCCAACAAACAAACGGCGCGTTACCAACGATTTATAGCTTTTAAAATCGCTCAAACCTTTATCCGATTACGTTAATGCTTACtagaacaatatttatttacgtaatgACGTTTTgcgtaataaattatattcgatAAATACTTGCACAATATTGTTTGATTCGATTTGTGCTGACCTGGTAGATGGACTATGGTCTGGTGAGGTTATTCATACCTAATCtatgcatataaataaaattggagtgtctgtttgtaatatcgaaatagcctctttttactacatgcatatgaatatatatttacggtacatacaacaaaataacattttttacaatttatgtcTGTCTGtccgtctgtctgtttgttccggctaatctctggaacggctggaccgattttgacgggactttcactgacagatAGTTtatgatataagaagtaacttgggctactttttttagactagcttcgccccgcggcgtcacctgcggtacgacaataattgcgggtaacatcgcgggactcaactatcaataataaaatttaatgtttccaaagcgaagcgagggcgggtctctagttgtacataaattatttacagtattaacaTTTTAAAGAGGTAAATTTTTTTGAGTTATTATTACATTCGCAAGTTTTAATAAGTACAGTTTTTAGTGATGGTTACTTTAAATAGACGCGTCATTTGTGGaatcaaaattttaacataaaagAAATATGTTTCTTGAtatctaatacataatattatgtacatattgtttttgttattgcttagatgtgtggacgagtttacagcccacctggagttaagtggttactgtagcccatagacatctacaacgtaaatgcgccatccaccttgagatataagtatataagttctaaggtctcagtatagttacaacggctgccccacccttcaaaccgagtgAAGTTTATGATCTACGGTTCTATGAATTGAAGATTAGGACGAAGTTcctgtttaaattaaaattatagcaTTATTAGACAGGCCGTGAACTATCGCCCGTGCATGCAAAAAAGTGAAGCCGTGATATACCTATAGTAAccacattaaaacactaatagGATTGTTATCTCACCTTATTTTATAGAGATTAAATCGATTAATCgatttagttatatttttttaatttcagaatcgagaaacaattaatttt
The Bombyx mori chromosome 5, ASM3026992v2 DNA segment above includes these coding regions:
- the LOC101741833 gene encoding tyrosine-protein kinase Dnt, which produces MKWLILLLLVPSCLAHLNVYLSVAEVMRLLGLTAELFYVRDGQINVYALNFVVPVPATINELHFTWQSLTRKPLPYTLSAEVKSNSEAMHPPTFNISNEGYVPTEPQTWRVDLPCMRTIAAEVDLTISLNVSTGSSSTTLHFRRKKICLKEAIRPAVRVDSVPHAPTSADIFYAGSGCAGGIILIAAIAAAACRARARKLRRARSDEQDAHAFLPDSSCKSAASYTSYRRPTSLPAVAAEERARDLQQRIAELTIQRCRVRLRSVAMEGTFGRVYRGTYADEEAREQEVLVKTVAEHASQVQVSLLLQEGCMLYGLHHERVLSVLGVSIEDQTAPFLLYPWDAGWRNMKLFLLACRGVTIGGAPGGAPPPPLTTQHVVRMALHALDGLLYLHSQHVLHKDIAARNCIVDENLRVMIADNALSRDLFPADYHCLGDNENRPIKWLALEALTKRQFSPAADVWALGVLLWELTTLAHQPYAEVDPFEVAAYLRDGYRLQQPANCPDELFAVMAYCWAMSPDDRPTLPQLQIFLRDFHTQLTRFV